tgaaaaataaaaatcttcgACCCGGCGGACCGCCCCGCCCCGCAAAACCCGCCAATTCGGCGGGTTTGGCgggttttttttaatttggcgGGCTCCAAATCCTACCCGACCCACCTTTTTTAGCGGGTTTAGCAGATCGGCCCGACGGTCTCGACCCGTTTTTCCACCCCTAATTATCAGAAGTAAAATGTTCCTATTAGTAGCACCTACATTTATGAGAAGCAAAAGTAATCACAGTTTGAGTCTTTGAGACAATGCATCCACCATACCTTGGACTTTATCATACAGGAAAAGTCAAAGAAAGAACCATAGACATCAGCCATTGTCTTTGTTCGGTCAATCACCTTTGCAGTTAGACCTATAAAACAACCAAAATAGAGAGATGACAACAAATGAACAAATATAGAACACTGCATTTATGAAATCCATGTCAAACAGATTCCATGAAGTAAGTTTTGAGAAGACTGATTCACATAAAATAACTTGGAATGCTGACCAGGGCAATTAAGTATCTTTAGGACAATAAGCCTCAAACCTAAACTGTAAATTATGAAATTTAATATCTAAATTCATCCTTTACCACGCCTCATTTTAACTACTCCTCTGAAGACTTCAATATTGTTGTAGCATAATGCCAGTGTTCCAATTGCCATGACCTATCAacaggtaaaaaaaaaaaatctaaattacaTAGCATACTATGCATAGTTCAAGCATAAAACTCGATAATGAATAGCACATATATCGGAAACAAATTGGGGGAAAGTGAAGCACCTGGGGAATAGCACAAAAACGAAATATAGATAAGTCTCTTAAAGCAGACATGTATTTTAAGCAATCTTCAGCATGCAGCAAAGCATTAGTGACCATGTCATTCAAGCATTGCACTGCTTTAACTGAGTTCTCCTCATACTTCAAATCCTGAGATCAAATTTAAGTTTAACAAAGGAAAAACTTAAGGGGTGAAAAAAAAACAGCACATGCAAACTCAATTCTTGAAGAGTGCATAACATGAGTATGATGGGAACTTTCTTTTAATCAAGAACTTCATCTAAGAAACATGAGAAGGGGGGAAAATATAATAATTGTTTATGCTAAACTAATGTGAATTCTTGTCAAGCCAAACCTCAAGTTTGTCTACATATTTACTCCAGATCTGCCGAGGCCAAAACATGCGTGACTTCGGGATCTCGTTGATGTCTTCAAGATAATCTCTAATGATGTTTGTTTTCTACAATTCCAAATTTCTTCAAGTGAATAGTGcaaataattgaataactacAAACATGCTGACTgtcaaaatataattatcatGCTACCTGAAGAAACAGACCCATTGAATTGGAAAGGTGGTCTGGAGCCAAATCTTCTGAACCAGAGGCATGGAAAAGCTTAGATAAACCTAACCCAACAAGTCCTGCCACATAATGACAATATTCATCATAGTCATCAATTGTTTCTACCTGCAAATTTTTATCATCAAAATGTAAGTACAGCCACACTACAAGGGCACTTGTTAAGGTaacttatattaaaaaaattgaagctTTTTATACAAATAAATGATTTGGAAAGTAACAAAACCCTACTTTTTAAAATGCATGATATAACATCCTAGAAGTCATAAATGTCAATTATATTGATGTAGCTAAACTATAACACATAAAAGTGTAATATATATAGCAGGAAATGAGGAAGATGTGCAAACAAACCTCCTTGCAAATAAATTTGGCCATTCCTGCACCCATTCTTTTGGTAATATCTTCAATTGCTTCCTGGTAGCTGCAGAGTGATTGACCAGTTATCCCGGTTATTAATTGTTTGCCAGAAGAATAAACCAGAGTCTTAACTCTTAACTATCAGATCCAATTAAttatagaaataagagaaaCTACTAGGAACTCAGTACATCTTGATCCAAGCTAAGTATGAAACCGTTTAGTTTAACTGATTCCAAATTTTATCAATAAACACAGTGACAAATTAGAGAAACAGATCCtctttaaataattaaatacatcCTACGAAATACCAATTAGATTGTTGCTTATATTGGACAAACAGCCTAATAAGTAAGAACAAATCTAATCAATCACTAATACCAAGCACATGctataaacaataaataaataacatggAGCTCGGTATATGCATGTCCATTAATTATACAAGGAATAGTGCAGGAACAAGAACTGACTTCCTTCCAAGTTCTAAAAATGCAGTAGAAACGTGATGAAACTGGTCCATGAGGATTTTGTACTCCT
The Arachis stenosperma cultivar V10309 chromosome 7, arast.V10309.gnm1.PFL2, whole genome shotgun sequence genome window above contains:
- the LOC130941010 gene encoding squalene synthase 2-like — translated: MGSLGAVMKHPDDLFPLVKLKMAMRHAEKQIPPQPHWCFCYTMLQKVSRSFALVIQQLDTDLRNAVCIFYLVLRALDTVEDDTSVATDVKVPILIAFHRHVYDRDWHFSCGTKEYKILMDQFHHVSTAFLELGRNYQEAIEDITKRMGAGMAKFICKEVETIDDYDEYCHYVAGLVGLGLSKLFHASGSEDLAPDHLSNSMGLFLQKTNIIRDYLEDINEIPKSRMFWPRQIWSKYVDKLEDLKYEENSVKAVQCLNDMVTNALLHAEDCLKYMSALRDLSIFRFCAIPQVMAIGTLALCYNNIEVFRGVVKMRRGLTAKVIDRTKTMADVYGSFFDFSCMIKSKVDQNDPNAAKTLSRLEAIQKTCRESGLLSKRKLYVLPNKASYSSTIILILLIFLPIIFAYLSANRRNNELF